In Vicia villosa cultivar HV-30 ecotype Madison, WI linkage group LG7, Vvil1.0, whole genome shotgun sequence, the DNA window CATGCTTAAGAGAGTTATATTTGGCACAAAATGGTTAAGCTGGATGAAAGCTTGTGTATTCAGCAGCAGTATGTCAGTTCTCGTGAACAGAAGTTCCACACTGCCAAAAAAATGCAATTAACGGCGTGTTTTTTAGTAATTAACGAAATAATTAGCACTGGTGGCAACTTTGTTGCCACATGAATATCACGTTACAACTTTGCCACATGAATTTAATGTTGCAACTCTTTGAATTTCATGACACAAAGTTCTGTTGTTATTATCTGGGACACAACATGCGTTGATTGAGTTGTGACTTGAATTTCAATTCAGTAATTTATCACGTCCTTTTCCTTCTTTTTAAGGAGTGTAATTTTAGGGGATAAATGTCAATTTGAAccattttaatagtttttttttcattgttatgttttaaaaaaaacgttATGTTTTTATTCTAGGTCAACttctattttatttgtatttagaTTTTATTGCTTTAGCTATTTCAGGTCATTAATTGATTTTTCATCTATCACGCTATCCTTTGTAACATTATAGAGAATCCATGCTACATGGAAATGCTATTTGGGATTAACAATGTAGCATAGGATTATTTTATCATACTAATGATCATGAGAAACAATTTTTATTATCAATTAATGTTTTATTACATTGCACATGAAAGAAATTTAAGAATTACTACTTTTTTTTCGCCGGACAAGCTTGAGAAGCTGCATCAGTCATTTGTTTCTCAGAAATGCCAGCGTTGCACATGTTTGCAAAAACCATTGTGTATTTCATTCCATAATCTGATAAGACACCACAGCCTTGCTCATAAGTTTTTATCTGCAAAAAATACAGAGTTAACAATCATTTATACAAGTCAGCATTGCTAATAAAATGCACATATATAGAAATCACACAGTAATATTTTTCTTACCATCATTTTAAGACAACTGGTTTCAGCACCAGGTAAAGGAGTAGAAGTCAACATAGTAGAACTAGTCTCTTTTCCAAACAAATGATTCAATATGCGATATACACTGTTGTCAGCATGCTTCCTATCAGCAATTTCATCTTCTAACTCTTTTTGTGCTTTTAACTTTTTTTCAGAACCTGCTGGTGCATTTTCCCACTGAAAATATTCGTAACATGTGTCTTTTTAGTAGTGgaataaatttcataaaaacgGATTTGAAGAAACCAGATCCTAGAAAAATACCAAAGTGAGAATAAACCTTAAGCTTCAGATAAAGTAACGTAGCATCATCTTGGCTGACAGAAACCcacttttcttcaaaattttgatGTTTAACAACATTTGACAGGACAAGCATAACACTCATCACTATTAGTGCCGTAGCAACACAAAGGCTATCATAAGTGGTGAAAATTAacatattagaaataataataataataataatattaat includes these proteins:
- the LOC131617441 gene encoding vacuolar-processing enzyme-like, which translates into the protein METTRYPHTYLSLCVATALIVMSVMLVLSNVVKHQNFEEKWVSVSQDDATLLYLKLKWENAPAGSEKKLKAQKELEDEIADRKHADNSVYRILNHLFGKETSSTMLTSTPLPGAETSCLKMMIKTYEQGCGVLSDYGMKYTMVFANMCNAGISEKQMTDAASQACPAKKK